A stretch of Scheffersomyces stipitis CBS 6054 chromosome 2, complete sequence DNA encodes these proteins:
- the LYS9 gene encoding seventh step in lysine biosynthesis pathway (Saccharopine dehydrogenase [NADP+, L-glutamate-forming] (Saccharopine reductase)) has product MVQKVLLLGSGFVAKPTVDILSKTPGVQVTVACRTLSKAQELAGSVADAVSLDVTNEAALDAAVAQHDLVISLIPYTFHVNVVKSAIKNKKHVVTTSYINPQLKALEQEILDAGITVMNEIGLDPGIDHLYAVKTIEEVHQEGGKIKSFLSYCGGLPAPENSDNPLGYKFSWSSRGVLLALRNPAKFWKDAEIVDVKSEDLMATAQPYFIYPGYAFVAYPNRDSTTYKELYNIPEAETVIRGTLRFQGFPEFIKVFVDLGFLKDEASDIFSKPVAWKDATAHLIGAASSSEDDIIAKINTLTKFKSEDDKTRIIAGLKWLGLFSDKETTPRGNPLDTLCATLEELMQYDEGERDLVVLQHKFGIEWADGKQETRTSTLVDYGVPGGYSSMAKLVGVPCAVATQQILDGTLSTRGLLAPMSSKLNDPIMKTLKDEHGIFLVEKTI; this is encoded by the coding sequence ATGGTACAAAAAGTGCTTCTTTTAGGTTCTGGCTTTGTTGCCAAGCCAACTGTCGATATTTTGTCCAAGACTCCTGGAGTCCAAGTAACGGTAGCTTGTAGAACTTTGTCTAAAGCTCAGGAATTAGCTGGCCTGGTTGCCGATGCTGTTTCTTTGGATGTTACCAATGAAGCAGCTTTGGATGCTGCTGTTGCCCAACACGATTTGGTGATTTCTTTGATCCCATATACCTTCCACGTGAACGTTGTCAAGTCTGctatcaagaacaagaagcaTGTCGTGACTACTTCTTATATCAACCCTCAATTGAAGGCATTAGAACAAGAAATCCTCGATGCTGGAATCACCGTGATGAACGAAATCGGTTTGGACCCAGGTATCGACCACTTGTACGCTGTCAAAaccattgaagaagttcacCAAGAAGGTGGTAAGATCAAGTCGTTCTTGTCGTACTGTGGTGGCTTACCAGCCCCAGAAAACTCAGACAATCCCTTGGGTTACAAGTTCTCGTGGTCTTCCAGAGGTGTCTTGTTGGCCTTGAGAAACCCTGCCAAGTTCTGGAAGGATGCTGAAATCGTTGACGTCAAGTCCGAAGACTTGATGGCTACCGCTCAGCCTTACTTCATCTACCCTGGTTATGCATTCGTTGCTTACCCAAATAGAGACTCCACTACCTACAAGGAATTGTACAACATTCCAGAAGCCGAAACTGTCATCAGAGGTACCTTGAGATTCCAGGGTTTCCCTGAATTCATCAAGGTCTTTGTTGACCTTGGTTTCTTGAAGGACGAAGCCTCGGACATCTTCTCCAAGCCTGTCGCCTGGAAGGATGCTACTGCTCATTTGATCGGCGCCGCCTCTTCTTCCGAAGACGACATTATCGCCAAGATCAACACCTTGACAAAGTTCAAgtctgaagatgacaagACCAGAATTATTGCTGGTTTGAAGTGGTTGGGCCTTTTCTCAGATAAGGAAACTACTCCAAGGGGCAACCCATTGGACACCTTGTGTGCtactttggaagaattgatgCAATACGATGAAGGAGAAAGAGATTTGGTTGTCTTGCAACACAAATTCGGTATCGAATGGGCCGACGGCAAGCAAGAAACTAGAACCTCCACCTTGGTCGACTACGGTGTTCCAGGTGGTTACTCTTCTATGGCAAAGTTGGTTGGTGTTCCATGTGCCGTTGCTACCCAACAAATCTTGGATGGTACTTTGAGCACCAGAGGATTGTTAGCTCCAATGAGCTCCAAGCTTAACGACCCTATCatgaagacattgaagGACGAACACGGCATCTTCTTGGTCGAGAAGACCATCTAG
- a CDS encoding TATA-binding protein-associated factor (go_funtion transcription initiation factor activity~go_component nucleus~go_process transcription initiation), with translation MESSSKIPLSYSLWSPHDTVKDAAESLSINLPEEAAKNLAMDVEYRIHEILETAIKFMRHSKRKLLMTSDISNALKVLNIEPLYGYDNSQPLVFKEALVGAGGQTLYYIDDNEIELEKLINQELPKVPRQTTFTAHWLAIEGVQPMVAQNPLPAEIKSLPPIIRGATSSILGNDILSLGQNGENKDSAQGSAATKDKKATEKQSEVKPLVKHVLSKELKLYFDKVVEVLISTDPEKENLKVAALNSLKNDPGLHQLVPYFIQFVAEQITNQLRNIDILSTMLEVISALADNKTIFLDPYVHALMPCILTLLLAKRIGPVIRETSSKESQDTLKTQLAVREFAAFLLEHIIKVYGSSYSTLRPRVTRTLLRALLDSTKPVGTHYGALLGLKNMGTEVVKLVLIGNLKVWCKSVVENSDKTDFEKDILLNESLEILDSLKVELPQDEESMDTDSGFSEEIKNKLKDRIGDTLADLVLQHRDAKDIVRGLFFGEVVV, from the coding sequence ATGGAGTCCAGTCTGAAGATACCCTTGTCGTACTCGTTGTGGTCTCCCCATGACACCGTCAAAGATGCTGCGGAGCTGCTCAGTATCAATTTGCCAGAGGAGGCAGCCAAGAATCTTGCCATGGATGTCGAGTACCGTATCCATGAAATCTTGGAAACAGCCATTAAATTCATGAGACACTCGAAAAGAAAGTTGCTCATGACTTCAGACATAAGTAACGCCTTAAAAGTATTGAATATTGAGCCCCTTTATGGCTACGACAATTCGCAACCGTTGGTTTTCAAGGAAGCCTTGGTTGGTGCTGGAGGACAGACTTTGTATTATATAGATGATAATGAgattgaacttgaaaagttgatcaacCAGGAATTACCAAAAGTGCCTCGTCAAACCACCTTTACTGCTCATTGGCTTGCTATTGAAGGAGTCCAACCAATGGTGGCGCAGAATCCTCTTCCTGCCGAAATCAAGAGTCTCCCTCCGATAATAAGAGGTGCCACTTCGTCCATTCTTGGAAACGATATTTTATCGCTTGGCCAAAACGGCGAAAACAAGGACTCAGCACAAGGATCTGCTGCTaccaaagacaagaaggcCACCGAGAAGCAATCAGAAGTCAAGCCGTTGGTCAAACACGTATTGTCGAAGGAACTCAAGTTGTATTTTGACAAGGTTGTAGAAGTTCTCATTTCgacagatccagaaaagGAGAACTTGAAGGTAGCTGCCTTGAActcgttgaagaatgaCCCGGGTTTGCACCAGTTGGTGCCTTATTTCATCCAATTCGTGGCCGAACAGATCACAAACCAGTTGAGGAACATTGATATCTTGTCCACAATGTTGGAAGTGATTTCTGCTCTCGCTGATAACAAGACTATTTTCCTCGATCCTTATGTCCATGCTCTTATGCCTTGTATCTTGACGTTGTTATTGGCTAAGAGAATAGGTCCTGTGATCAGAGAAACCTCCTCCAAAGAGTCTCAGGACACGTTGAAAACACAATTGGCCGTTAGAGAATTCGCTGCCTTTTTGCTAGAACACATTATCAAGGTTTACGGCTCTTCGTACTCGACTTTGAGACCCAGAGTGACAAGAACGTTATTGCGTGCGTTGTTAGATTCTACAAAACCAGTAGGTACGCATTATGGTGCCCTTTTGGGGTTGAAGAATATGGGCACAGAAGTTGTCAAGTTGGTCTTGATAGGCAACTTGAAAGTTTGGTGCAAGCTGGTAGTTGAGAACAGCGATAAGACCGACTTTGAAAAGGATATCTTGCTAAATGAATCGCTAGAAATTTTGGATAGCCTTAAAGTGGAATTACCCCAAGATGAAGAGTCTATGGATACAGACTCCGGgttttcagaagaaattaagaacaagttgaaagacAGGATTGGTGATACTCTCGCCGACTTAGTTTTGCAACACAGGGATGCAAAAGACATTGTCAGAGGTCTATTCTTTGGCGAAGTTGTCGTCTAG
- a CDS encoding serine/threonine kinase (go_funtion protein kinase activity; ATP binding~go_process protein amino acid phosphorylation) produces the protein FKDINEILNFPIESSHAYSYAHLSPNSLALRLNVLKRSLEILKDRPDLFKWQFLSSEPPSIHSENHSGTNSPRIPSVHPLYTHGNLSTEIIDTIGNQKYKVQNNASSAALAAFFRPPLKRSDSLPITSESAEEIDDSLQLPKVTRVVSSSATFSHDSILRDDLKDIITLLENDLDSLVSKNSEIASTLHDLSLSNNDKGDGITTKDNHLRYEFVKNKLLYALATPFVENSAMTSSLLQSDGSSSTSSIPVRPSTTALNMLNNNYTTQPPPSSNSRPFHAMPAGKHTLPQSVFTVEVDTPWSVKAANDLACLMFGVSKNMIRALTLMDLIAPQFRDFVSDRLTKYMQEDLETSLKMKRNSGNMKQKNILFAGEIVAIARPGDQNYAWTSMWAKRKGNLIICMFDQIPCDAFDIVIAKNKEDVKNNGSYNIQSINEIAGKFIDSLDISKFTKLDDVSDTLAAELSDGDQSIIDDPMDEDDYESAQDVADSELINHTRYYTLQFKGEENIPCAITSNPLEIDSNRYEIKLKIHAMPYIAGIFVISSSNYTILSCNNAIAKNMFGKSSQELNHHSIDEIIPNFTKILTAGLADNSDSTRLLPGLVLPEHFFRKYEAMLESDNGHTSIAEELFFNSRGIKGLHRDGKTIHVDVQVRASSYDTLVLWVTYSRASTKRNISSELDRLNSSTSSLSLSSDGKSVISLTSLSDTKTRGNTNLPSQLKLLPITQDFLDFTPTKDEILRKNSTRQPKNGSFGIPVSRLNSSLEKAISIEKLNQNLEIFQNRRVISDGSNTLTTIPISQDSTETQATTASGIQSDISKFDNRSYHTYTEEEILLHEQRMLDEKMAKSTQWPKEVGSRRRTKKFSEFVVLKDMGEGAYGKVVLAQHKEDPIYNIIVKCIDKERILVDTWVRDRKLGTIPSEIQIMAYLNSEPHPNIMRIIDFFEDSKYYYLETPIFGDPPAIDLFDFIEVKKNMSELECQFIFKQIVSSIYHLHKHGIVHRDIKDENVIVDENGVIKLIDFGSAGYTRSGPFDVFVGTIDYASPEVLRGEKYEGKPQDIWALGILLYTMMYKENPFYNVDEIMEGDLRVPYVISEASLKLIEKILVREVNKRPTITDIVEDEWLQI, from the exons TTCAAAGATATAAACGAAATTCTCAACTTCCCTATAGAATCGTCGCATGCCTATTCCTACGCCCATCTTTCGCCCAACTCGTTGGCTCTCCGTCTTAATGTGCTCAAGAGATCATTAGAGATCCTTAAAGACAGACCAGACTTATTCAAATGGCAATTTTTGCTGAGTGAACCTCCTTCCATTCACTCCGAAAATCATTCGGGAACAAACTCTCCAC GCATACCTTCGGTGCACCCGTTGTACACTCACGGAAACCTCAGCACAGAGATAATTGACACTATTGGTAATCAAAAGTATAAAGTACAGAATAACGCATCTTCTGCCGCATTGGCAGCGTTTTTTAGACCTCCCCTTAAGAGATCTGATAGTCTTCCCATTACTTCTGAATCCgcagaagaaatcgacGACCTGTTGCAACTTCCAAAGGTAACAAGAGTAGTCTCGAGTTCTGCTACTTTTTCACACGACAGCATCTTGAGAGACGACTTGAAGGATATAATCacattgttggaaaacgaCCTTGATTCGTTAGTAAGCAAAAATTCGGAGATAGCTTCAACATTGCACGATTTATCCTTATCTAATAACGATAAAGGTGATGGTATCACGACTAAAGATAACCATTTGCGGTAtgagtttgtcaagaacaagttgctTTATGCATTGGCTACTCCATTTGTAGAGAATTCAGCTATGAcatcttctcttttgcaAAGCGATGGCTCGAGTTCTACTTCCAGCATACCTGTCCGTCCTTCTACTACAGCATTGAACATGTTAAACAACAATTACACCACACAGCCACCTCCTTCCAGTAACAGTCGTCCTTTTCATGCCATGCCGGCGGGAAAGCACACATTGCCTCAGTCTGTATTCACAGTAGAGGTAGATACTCCCTGGTCTGTGAAAGCTGCTAACGATTTAGCCTGTCTTATGTTTGGTGTTCTGAAGAATATGATCAGAGCCCTAACATTGATGGACTTGATAGCTCCACAGTTCCGAGACTTTGTCTCTGACAGATTGACGAAGTACATGcaagaagacttggagaCTTCACTCAAGATGAAACGTAACTCGGGCAACatgaaacagaagaacaTCTTGTTTGCTGGAGAGATTGTAGCCATAGCCAGACCTGGTGATCAGAACTATGCCTGGACATCTATGTGGGCAAAAAGGAAAGGAAATTTGATCATTTGTATGTTTGATCAGATTCCCTGTGATGcatttgatattgtcataGCCAAAAACAAAGAGGA TGTCAAAAACAATGGATCCTACAATATTCAATCTATAAATGAAATTGCAGGCAAGTTCATCGATCTGCTTGATATCCTGAAGTTCACCAAGTTAGATGACGTCAGCGACACTTTAGCTGCAGAATTGTCTGACGGCGATCAGAGCATTATAGATGA TCCAATGGACGAAGATGATTATGAGCTGGCGCAGGATGTGGCTGATAGTGAATTAATCAACCATACGCGTTATTACACTTTGCAATTTAAGGGCGAAGAAAACATTCCCTGTGCCATCACTTCGAATCCACTTGAAATCGATCTGAACCGGTATGAAATAAAGTTGAAAATACATGCCATGCCTTACATCGCTGGTATCTTTGTCATTAGCTCCAGCAACTACACGATATTGTCGTGTAACAACGCCATTGCTAAGAACATGTTCGGTAAATCTTCGCAAGAATTGAATCATCATTCCATTGATGAGATCATTCCCAACTTTACGAAGATCCTAACAGCTGGTTTGGCTGATAACTCTGATTCGACCAGACTTTTGCCTGGTCTCGTACTTCCTGAGCATTTTTTTAGAAAGTATGAAGCTATGTTGGAAAGTGATAATGGTCACACCCTGATAGCGGAAgagttgttcttcaattccagaGGTATCAAAGGTTTACATCGTGACGGAAAGACGATTCATGTAGATGTTCAAGTCAGAGCTTCCTCTTACGACACGTTAGTTCTATGGGTGACGTATTCTCGTGCTTCCACGAAACGGAATATCTCCAGTGAATTGGATCGACTCAATTCTAGCacctcttctctttcattaTCTTCTGATGGTAAATCTGTCATTTCATTGACTTCCTTGTCGGATACAAAGA CGAGAGGCAACACTAATTTGCCGTCTCAATTAAAGTTGCTTCCTATAACGCAagactttcttgattttaCTCCAACAAAAGATGAGATACTCAGAAAGAACAGTACCAGGCAGCCCAAAAATGGTTCTTTCGGAATTCCCGTAAGCAGATTGAACTCTTCACTAGAAAAAGCCATTTCGATAGAAAAACTCAACCagaatcttgaaatcttcCAAAATAGGAGAGTAATATCTGATGGTTCCAATACTTTAACTACTATCCCTATATCTCAAGACTCTACCGAAACACAAGCTACAACTGCCAGCGGTATTCAAAGTGATATTTCCAAGTTCGACAACAGATCATATCACACTTACACCGAAGAGGAGATTTTACTACACGAACAGCGTATGCTTGACGAAAAGATGGCAAAGTCTACCCAATGGCCCAAGGAAGTGgggagcagaagaagaaccaagaagttttcAGAATTTGTAGTCTTGAAAGATATGGGAGAAGGTGCGTATGGTAAGGTGGTGTTGGCTCAGCATAAAGAAGATCCGATCTACAACATCATCGTGAAGTGCAttgacaaagaaagaatcttGGTAGATACCTGGGTTAGAGACAGAAAGCTCGGCACAATTCCATCAGAAATCCAAATTATGGCATACTTGAACTCGGAGCCACATCCTAATATCATGCGTATTATCGACTTCTTTGAGGATCTGAAGTATTATTACTTAGAGACTCCTATATTTGGAGATCCTCCAGCCATTGATTTGTTTGACTTCATTGAAGTTAAGAAAAATATGTCTGAATTGGAGTGCCAGTTCATTTTCAAACAGATTGTATCATCAATCTACCATTTGCACAAACACGGTATTGTCCATCGCGACATAAAGGATGAAAATGTCATTGTAGACGAAAACGGGGTTATCAAGCTTATAGATTTTGGTAGTGCCGGTTACACCAGACTGGGACCCTTTGATGTCTTTGTAGGTACCATTGACTATGCATCTCCAGAAGTGTTGAGAGGTGAAAAGTACGAAGGTAAACCACAAGATATATGGGCTTTAGGAATCTTGTTGTATACGATGATGTACAAAGAGAACCCATTCTACAACGTTGACGAAATCATGGAAGGTGATCTTCGTGTACCTTATGTGATCAGTGAAGCTTCGTTGAAATTAATAGAGAAGATACTTGTTAGGGAAGTAAACAAGAGGCCCACCATCACGGATATAGTAGAAGACGAGTGGTTACAGATATGA
- a CDS encoding predicted protein produces MSAEEKNGKIIDKGRDTVLKLPFSFEVAQALDSYPLVITILQTLQAADLQHLSSSTIDNSSISKALDSEADSGSISKVIFKVSEQIGAGLSTISTSYFFVKVQKRLADKDQRLAIIYKIKKNYYGIAYLAEGINFKDIAVESNQRIASFGTKEIIVDYMSLDEDLHLQGSDDMEIDQMLENFSMDPPMNNNLSETKSDATNSANDANILVSPSSIEDPVIFLKSRYYNTLYSLTTPLSYIPKTAIARFRNLCSNDNRKISDLLAGLCLSVHQMDARHHGKHGVLQLISSENVDTNLQISKLEIQNQQDFISRHEKIIQDILKTEKPSSNHPIVTDAAGKVTQESSEKKFQRIVLELKMREAQLQTILLFELLHSWDIDESNFLESNAKKLEKEEKKRAKESNVPLVRKKKSKSTRKIVPTFLGMGVDVNENSTTFPTALIDQLTVYKNLNAIVDRMGLWDMLLGSSEKKDNENSIGFIAYVLVPYYNKKLPSIVKYVVDRVKDSNLKMKVNKAERKLTSRKDSPELPSNTPNETTHTPIEEQKKKSSKYKKVVLTRKVPKLEKSLTSGLEDEYNLKPALSLKRSSSNLSYKNLKKRLVDLNDSTVEKNSSNSKANRSNSLSEKSSQQTQSFIFGNAKKTRLKSTVPQRNHSSAQILATPMKNKSAPIIPIAYTDLKRASITDSHSQVEATPNNAVRVIDMSDVINTPEDHFVNLKHNVFTQPKSHSVSDKLMSVSLAVDNGSHITSSPVKSPGFQSNVNITTDPIQVESTPIASVRRNNIINSANSSKSKKKSKPGEPVSAMESPFYRARWNGSPSQPDRNHLMEQVISDDELPSEQAFTFSGPSSKTYTDQSDNESD; encoded by the coding sequence ATGTCTGCTGAGGAGAAAAATGGCAAGATTATTGATAAAGGGCGAGATACCGTGCTTAAGTTGCCTTTTTCGTTTGAGGTAGCACAAGCTCTAGATTCTTATCCACTTGTTATTACCATATTGCAGACTCTTCAAGCTGCCGATCTTCAGCACTTATCTTCATCCACGATCgacaattcttcaataagtAAAGCCTTGGATAGTGAAGCAGATAGTGGAAGTATCAGCAAAGTTATTTTCAAAGTTAGTGAACAAATTGGAGCTGGTTTGTCGACAATTTCCACTTCGTACTTCTTTGTCAAGGTCCAGAAGAGACTAGCTGATAAAGACCAGAGATTGGCTATTATCtacaaaatcaagaagaactactATGGAATAGCCTATTTGGCCGAGGGTATTAACTTTAAAGATATTGCTGTAGAATCGAATCAAAGAATAGCCTCTTTTGGAACAAAAGAGATTATAGTTGATTACATGTCTTTAGATGAAGATCTTCATTTGCAAGGTAGCGACGACATGGAAATTGACCAGATGTTGGAGAATTTCTCCATGGATCCTCCGATGAATAATAATCTTTCTGAAACTAAGCTGGATGCAACCAACTCTGCGAATGATGCCAATATTCTTGTGTCTCCTTCTTCTATTGAAGATCCAGTCATTTTTCTCAAATCCAGATACTACAACACGCTTTATTCACTTACGACACCACTAAGCTATATTCCCAAAACTGCAATAGCGAGGTTTCGAAATTTATGTTCAAATGATAATAGGAAGATCTCTGATCTATTGGCAGGGTTGTGCCTTTCAGTACATCAAATGGATGCAAGACACCACGGCAAACATGGTGTCCTCCAATTGATCAGCTCAGAAAATGTAGATACTAATCTTCAAATAAGTAAATTAGAAATTCAGAACCAACAGGATTTCATTTCGAGACACGAAAAGATAATTCAAGATATTCTCAAAACTGAAAAGCCATCTTCGAACCATCCGATAGTAACGGATGCTGCCGGCAAGGTAACGCAAGAGTCAAGCGAGAAAAAGTTTCAGAGAATAGTTCTAGAACTAAAGATGAGGGAAGCACAATTGCAGACGATTCTATTATTCGAGCTACTTCATTCTTGGGATATTGACGAgagcaacttcttggaatcaAATGCGAAGAAAttagaaaaagaagagaagaaaagagcaAAAGAGTCCAATGTTCCACTTGTTCggaaaaagaaatcaaagtcTACAAGAAAAATTGTACCAACATTCTTAGGAATGGGAGTAGACGTAAATGAAAATAGCACTACGTTCCCAACTGCATTGATCGATCAACTAACAGTCTACAAGAACCTAAATGCTATTGTAGATCGAATGGGACTATGGGACATGCTACTTGGAAGttcagagaagaaagacaatgAAAACTCTATTGGATTCATTGCCTACGTGTTGGTGCCATACTACAATAAGAAGCTTCCACTGATTGTAAAGTATGTGGTTGACAGAGTCAAAGatctgaatttgaaaatgaaggtCAACAAAGcagaaagaaagttgaCGAGTAGAAAGGACTCACCAGaacttccttcaaataCTCCTAATGAAACCACACATACTCCGATcgaagaacagaagaaaaagtctTCCAAATACAAGAAAGTGGTATTGACCAGAAAAGTTCCGAAACTAGAGAAGTCTTTAACATCAGGATTAGAGGATGAATACAATCTCAAGCCTGCATTATCATTGAAAAGATCATCTTCAAACCTCTCCTATAAGAACCTTAAGAAGAGGTTAGTCGATTTGAACGATAGCACAGTAGAaaagaattcttccaattccaaggCAAATAGACTGAATAGTCTATCAGAGAAATCAAGTCAACAAACTCAGTCATTTATATTTGGAAATGCCAAAAAAACACGTCTCAAATCAACAGTTCCTCAGCGTAATCACTCGCTGGCTCAGATTCTTGCAACTCCAATGAAAAACAAAAGTGCCCCAATTATTCCGATAGCATACACGGATTTGAAAAGGGCTCTGATTACAGATTCTCACTCTCAAGTAGAAGCTACACCCAACAATGCTGTTCGAGTAATTGACATGTCTGACGTGATCAATACTCCTGAAGATCATTTTGTCAATCTTAAGCACAACGTATTTACGCAGCCAAAGTCACATTCTGTTTCAGATAAGCTAATGAGCGTATCACTTGCTGTAGATAATGGTAGCCATATAACGTCAAGTCCAGTAAAATCTCCCGGATTTCAAAGTAATGTCAATATCACTACAGATCCAATTCAGGTCGAAAGTACTCCTATTGCTTCCGtaagaagaaataatatCATCAATTCAGCTAATAgttcaaagtcaaagaaaaagagtaAACCAGGTGAACCGGTGTCGGCTATGGAATCACCATTTTATAGAGCTAGATGGAATGGCTCACCAAGCCAACCGGATAGAAACCACTTAATGGAACAGGTAATTTCTGATGACGAATTGCCTTCTGAACAAGCATTTACGTTTTCGGGACCGTCGTCCAAAACGTATACAGACCAGTCCGACAATGAACTGGATAT
- a CDS encoding predicted protein translates to SPSLSSVSSANSDNSTNELIKSLSSNKLSDGKEEEVPEDKTLPLPKPNAQAKKPIRFTVRKVSHEPPSIKLQSRRQRRQQEQKQSKTRVVDPTGEEATREREKLNRAQHKYDSYENRIRKIDKEIEFLTKLLPPYNVEIDYATRTKITKAVEKLRMKQDEIEKKKYSLGITISRLWRGHEGTDIWVRSFSQ, encoded by the exons TCTCCGTCGTTGTCGTCCGTTTCTTCAGCAAACAGCGACAATTCGACCAACGAACTCATCAAGTCATTGTCGTCTAATAAACTTAGTGATGGAAAGGAGgaagaagttccagaagata AAACTTTACCATTACCCAAGCCAAATGCCCAAGCCAAGAAACCTATACGATTCACAGTGAGGAAAGTGTCGCACGAACCT CCCAGCATTAAGCTCCAGTCAAGAAGGCAGCGACGCCAGCAAGAGCAAAAGCAATC CAAAACACGAGTTGTAGACCCTACGGGTGAAGAAGCAAccagagaaagagagaagttgaatagAGCTCAGCACAAGTACGACCTGTACGAGAATCGTATACGCAAAATCGACAAAGAAATCGAGTTTTTAACCAAATTGTTACCTCCCTACAATGTAGAGATCGACTACGCCACTCGAACCAAGATCACTAAAGCAGTGGAGAAGTTGCGGATGAAGCAGGATGAAAtcgagaagaagaagtacagTTTGGGAATTACCATCAGTCGATTATGGAGAGGTCACGAAGGAACCGATATCTGGGTGAGAAGTTTCAGCCAGTAG
- a CDS encoding predicted protein, with product MGEVVNLSLSQRANHVLTHLYNNQESHIPYKKNQPVNFFNNVFLSTSKTHTGHTNYAPRALVFDLRYGLGSLNKHEYHETPTNFDNIPQSDRFNLDKQIAKNQYQQNLDKGIASTEAESILSVENTKFWTDYNKLIYSPSSLNTLQNYDIGQSPEYGSHHNFPQIKFNTFEVGQKEFSDSTSNLDSQLDSFRRLLEQCDLLQGVNVVSELDSAWGGFTTSLLTEFIDEYFNGGISNTKNSIWIYGLHSQGPSGRSSINEAISRIKTTIELSKNSTLFFPINTAPFSKGIFSSDTIEDNILRGEHERKIVNDIKLKSIDSSKVTDINSLGSIISNVDISAYYNMSAPKPQDSSSGYIDLSVPTTVPTKTSSKVINEYFVKNYVIPTEQGKLEEKFAFKDKGIPSNVYRSRDITSIIKVDTFPYKIFNSQKQFNFYSEFNVSTDYRIELKAYKDLIKNVRLNSQQLMGIIEDKAELIEDISHILEHYTISNEPSDEESDDDY from the exons ATGGGAGAAGTTGTCAATCTCTCTCTTTCCCAAAGAGCCAACCATGTTCTCACACATCTATACAATAATCAGGAATCGCATATTCCATATAAAAAGAATCAGCCAGTGAATTTTTTTAACAAtgtctttctttctacttctaAGACACATACGGGACATACAAACTACGCTCCCAGAGCTTTAGTTTTTGATCTCAGATACGGTTTAGGTTCACTAAACAAGCATGAATATCACGAAACTCCGACTAATTTTGACAATATCCCACAATCGGATCGTTTCAACTTGGATAAGCAGATCGCAAAAAATCAGTACCAACAAAACTTGGATAAAGGAATAGCTTCTACGGAAGCCGAGTCCATTCTCAGCGTCGAGAATACAAAATTCTGGACAGATTATAATAAGTTGATTTACTCTCCCAGCTCATTGAATACCTTACAGAACTATGACATTGGCCAGAGTCCAGAATATGGCTCTCATCATAACTTCCCTCAGATAAAATTCAATACTTTTGAAGTGGGCCAAAAAGAGTTTTCTGATTCCACAAGTAATTTAGATTCTCAATTGGATTCCTTTCGTAGACTTTTAGAACAGTGCGATTTGCTTCAGGGTGTCAATGTCGTCTCTGAACTTGATAGTGCATGGGGAGGGTTTACGACACTGTTGCTTACGGAGTTCATAGACGAATACTTTAATGGAGGTATCAGCAATACTAAAAATAGTATTTGGATATATGGGTTACATTCACAGGGTCCTTCAGGCAGAAGTAGTATAAATGAAGCAATTTCTAGAATCAAGACCACTATCGAATTATCAAAGAACTCGACCTTGTTCTTTCCTATAAACACGGCACCTTTTTCTAAAGGGATATTCTCTTCCGA CACCATAGAAGATAATATTCTCAGGGGAGAGCATGAACGTAAAATCGTGAATGATATAAAGTTGAAAAGTATTGATTCGTCTAAGGTAACTGACATTAATTCATTGGGTAGTATAATCTCCAATGTCGATATCAGTGCTTACTACAATATGTCTGCTCCAAAACCTCAAGATTCTTCCTCTGGATATATTGATCTTAGTGTTCCAACAACAGTTCCAACTAAAACATCATCCAAAGTGATTAATGAGTATTTTGTTAAAAACTATGTTATTCCAACAGAGCAAGGGAAGTTGGAGGAAAAGTTTGCTTTCAAAGACAAAGGCATACCGTCCAACGTTTATAGATCCAGGGACATTACAAGCATAATCAAAGTAGACACTTTTCCATACAAGATTTTCAATCTGCAAAAgcagttcaatttctattCGGAATTCAATGTTAGCACCGATTACAGAATCGAATTGAAAGCTTACAAGGATTTAATTAAGAATGTTCGTCTCAACAGTCAGCAACTTATGGGAATTATAGAAGATAAGGCTGAGTTGATAGAAGACATATCGCATATATTGGAACACTACACTATCAGCAATGAGCCCAGTGATGAAGAACTGGATGACGACTATTAA